A region from the Lentimicrobiaceae bacterium genome encodes:
- a CDS encoding T9SS type A sorting domain-containing protein, which translates to MMKRIFTLIALVAISFSSMAQWLPQASGFTEASRGIKFMHAVSDQIVWATAYDGSGTAAEIAEFTKTTNGGDLWTAGVVNNATGLEPAMICAIDANTAYMPLYRSSGSLPQGIYVTTDGGATWNKQETALFTNAASFPNVVHFFDANNGFCQGDPINGDFELYTTTDGGTTWTAVDGANIPAPVSGEWGVVGYYSAVGDHIWFGTNKGRVYRSADKGLTWEVSATTLTNKFVDVEFRNEMHGIAMDKSSGTTGAMSETFDGGVTWAAVTTTGTVLTNDFAYVPGTPNTWVCTGAATGLTGIAYSFDGAHTWSFFPDTEGTQFLATDWIDNMTGWCGAFNESNTVGGMYKFNGILEQPLPPTNLQATVVDGNNVDLTWDAPSGTRALIGYNVWRNGTKIANQITDNFYSDLDLGNGSYSYQVTAVYDAGESTPAGPVAVEITGVGVENNELVQLNIFPNPSVNVLNINAGVEISNAKIYNIAGRLVFETNAASNNLSINTSEMPSGLYLLSISTKQGVITRKISIR; encoded by the coding sequence ATGATGAAACGGATTTTTACACTTATCGCCCTTGTGGCAATTTCTTTCAGCAGTATGGCCCAGTGGCTTCCACAGGCATCTGGATTTACTGAAGCATCACGCGGTATCAAATTTATGCACGCTGTAAGTGATCAGATTGTATGGGCTACTGCTTACGATGGAAGCGGAACAGCTGCTGAAATCGCAGAATTTACCAAAACAACCAATGGTGGTGATTTATGGACAGCCGGTGTTGTAAACAATGCTACTGGCCTTGAGCCTGCTATGATTTGCGCCATTGATGCAAATACTGCTTATATGCCTTTGTACAGGTCGTCAGGTTCTTTGCCTCAGGGCATTTATGTAACAACTGATGGTGGTGCTACATGGAATAAACAGGAAACTGCACTGTTTACCAATGCAGCTTCATTCCCCAACGTTGTTCATTTCTTTGATGCAAACAATGGCTTTTGCCAGGGTGACCCCATTAATGGTGACTTTGAATTATACACAACCACCGACGGCGGAACAACCTGGACTGCAGTTGATGGCGCCAATATTCCTGCTCCTGTTTCAGGAGAATGGGGTGTAGTTGGTTATTACTCAGCAGTTGGTGATCATATCTGGTTTGGAACTAACAAAGGCCGTGTGTACCGTTCAGCCGACAAAGGTCTTACATGGGAAGTTTCAGCAACCACCCTTACCAACAAATTTGTTGACGTTGAATTCCGCAACGAAATGCACGGAATAGCCATGGATAAAAGCAGTGGTACAACTGGAGCCATGTCAGAAACTTTTGACGGTGGTGTAACCTGGGCTGCTGTTACAACAACAGGCACTGTCCTGACCAATGATTTTGCTTATGTTCCTGGCACACCTAACACATGGGTTTGTACAGGTGCTGCAACTGGTTTAACAGGTATCGCCTATAGTTTTGATGGCGCTCATACATGGTCATTCTTCCCTGATACAGAAGGAACCCAGTTTCTTGCTACTGACTGGATTGACAATATGACAGGATGGTGCGGAGCTTTCAATGAAAGCAACACTGTTGGCGGAATGTATAAATTCAATGGCATTCTTGAACAGCCTTTACCTCCAACCAACCTGCAGGCTACTGTTGTTGATGGCAATAATGTTGACCTTACATGGGATGCTCCTTCAGGAACCCGTGCTTTAATCGGATACAATGTTTGGCGCAATGGAACAAAAATTGCCAACCAGATTACCGACAACTTCTACAGCGATCTCGACCTGGGAAATGGCTCATATAGCTATCAGGTTACAGCTGTTTACGATGCCGGAGAATCAACTCCAGCAGGCCCTGTAGCTGTTGAAATTACTGGTGTAGGTGTTGAAAACAACGAACTTGTACAGTTAAACATCTTCCCTAATCCTTCAGTTAACGTCCTCAATATCAATGCCGGCGTAGAAATCAGCAATGCAAAAATCTACAACATCGCTGGCCGCCTTGTTTTTGAAACCAATGCAGCCTCCAATAATCTGAGCATTAACACTTCAGAAATGCCTTCAGGACTTTACCTGTTGAGCATTAGCACAAAACAAGGGGTTATTACCCGCAAAATCAGCATCAGATAA
- a CDS encoding PD40 domain-containing protein, translating to MMYQRFLLFLAILAFTFQLSAQNKPEGKEARFHQKALDYYNASAYDKALDEIGKVFKINDKYIESWLLAGDIYAIKGNAREAIRCYQTAVEIDHQFFPPAVYILANLQFQEKLYADCISNYEWYLQYPKARQTEKNKSIKNLALARFRLDAMQHPEDLHPVNLGENVNTSGYEFVNYISPDAVFLYFTRRMTTGEKRDEDFYFAEKLTDSTWQAAVSLGDPVNTPGDEGAMCISPDGQWLFFSACNRPDGYGSCDIYASKREGKHWGQPQNLGKNVNTSYWETQPSFSSDGKSLYFVSNRPGGFGSSDIWVSRLDSAGSWSLPENLGNVVNTAESERGPFIHPDGQSLYFSSKGHPGMGEGDIFMTTPDNTGHWTEPVNVGFPLNTEADEVTFIVDNQGKYAYVSSETENGFGLQDIYRVLVPEKVKPWPVTYMKGVVSDSLSGRLLSASFVLSDIATGRVMVQSQSDPVNGSFLLCIPAGKKYALSVEKSGYLFYSAHFEPDSDGSLYDPIVKNVLLKPVREGESIVLRNIFFETDSSRLLPVSETELNRLYQLLVHNSGLRIEISGHTDNTGSETYNRNLSEKRAFEVYNYLIKKGIDVSRLSYKGCGAMQPVADNSTPEGKALNRRTEFKVLGIQ from the coding sequence ATGATGTATCAACGATTTTTACTGTTTCTTGCCATCCTGGCTTTTACTTTTCAACTTTCTGCTCAAAATAAACCGGAAGGAAAAGAGGCCCGGTTTCATCAGAAAGCGCTGGATTATTACAATGCTTCTGCTTATGATAAAGCACTTGACGAAATTGGTAAAGTGTTTAAAATCAATGATAAATATATCGAATCATGGCTTTTGGCCGGAGATATTTATGCCATTAAAGGAAATGCCCGAGAAGCCATCAGATGTTATCAAACAGCAGTTGAAATAGATCATCAATTTTTTCCTCCTGCCGTTTACATTCTGGCCAATCTTCAGTTTCAGGAAAAGTTATATGCTGACTGTATCAGTAACTATGAGTGGTATCTTCAGTATCCCAAAGCCAGACAAACGGAGAAGAACAAAAGTATTAAGAACCTGGCACTGGCACGTTTCCGGCTGGATGCCATGCAGCACCCTGAAGATCTGCATCCTGTAAATCTTGGCGAAAATGTGAACACTTCAGGATACGAATTCGTAAATTATATCAGCCCTGATGCCGTATTTCTTTATTTTACCAGACGGATGACCACTGGTGAAAAACGAGATGAGGATTTTTATTTTGCCGAAAAACTTACCGATTCAACCTGGCAAGCGGCGGTTTCATTGGGCGATCCTGTAAATACGCCCGGCGATGAAGGTGCAATGTGCATTTCACCTGACGGACAATGGTTGTTTTTTTCGGCTTGTAACCGGCCTGATGGTTACGGAAGCTGCGATATTTATGCTTCCAAACGCGAAGGCAAGCATTGGGGACAACCGCAGAATCTTGGGAAAAATGTGAATACTTCGTATTGGGAAACTCAACCCAGCTTTTCTTCTGATGGTAAAAGCCTTTATTTTGTAAGCAATCGTCCGGGTGGTTTTGGCAGCAGCGATATATGGGTGAGCAGGCTTGATTCAGCAGGCAGTTGGTCGCTTCCTGAAAACCTGGGCAACGTGGTGAATACAGCTGAATCAGAAAGGGGGCCTTTTATTCATCCTGATGGACAATCCCTTTATTTTTCTTCAAAAGGTCATCCGGGAATGGGCGAAGGCGATATATTTATGACAACTCCTGATAACACAGGACACTGGACTGAACCTGTAAATGTTGGATTTCCACTCAATACCGAAGCTGACGAAGTTACCTTTATTGTGGATAACCAGGGGAAATATGCGTATGTATCTTCTGAAACAGAAAATGGATTTGGCTTACAGGATATTTACCGGGTACTTGTTCCTGAAAAGGTAAAACCATGGCCTGTAACCTATATGAAAGGTGTGGTTTCTGATAGCCTGAGTGGCCGTTTATTATCAGCTTCTTTTGTGTTATCTGATATCGCAACCGGCCGTGTAATGGTTCAATCTCAATCCGATCCGGTCAACGGCTCATTTTTGTTATGTATTCCGGCTGGCAAGAAGTATGCACTTTCAGTCGAAAAATCTGGCTATTTGTTTTATTCAGCTCATTTTGAACCTGATAGTGATGGAAGCCTTTATGATCCTATTGTTAAAAATGTTTTACTGAAACCTGTGAGGGAAGGCGAATCTATTGTTTTAAGAAATATCTTTTTCGAAACCGATTCATCAAGACTTCTGCCTGTATCAGAAACAGAGCTTAACCGTCTTTATCAGTTACTTGTGCACAATTCAGGCCTGCGCATCGAAATAAGTGGCCATACTGACAATACCGGCAGTGAGACATACAATCGTAATTTATCAGAAAAGAGGGCATTTGAGGTGTATAATTATTTGATAAAGAAAGGGATAGATGTTTCAAGGCTTAGTTATAAGGGGTGTGGCGCAATGCAACCTGTAGCTGATAACTCAACTCCTGAAGGTAAGGCCCTCAATCGCCGCACTGAGTTTAAAGTGCTTGGTATTCAATAA
- the ffh gene encoding signal recognition particle protein gives MFENLSEKLERAFKTLKGQGHITEINVAETLKDVRKALLDADVSYKVAKQFTDLVKEKALGQQVLTSVSPGQLMVKIVHDELANLMGGTQVEINLKGAPAVILIAGLQGSGKTTFSAKLANYLHTKKGSKPLLVAGDVYRPAAIEQLKVLGTQIGVQVFTIEDNKNPVEIAKKAIAHAKEYAYSPVIIDTAGRLAVDEQMMNEIAAVKQAVNPQEILFVVDSMTGQDAVNTAKAFNDRLDYNGVVLTKLDGDTRGGAALTIRSVVDKPVKFVGLGEKMDAIDVFYPSRMADRILGMGDIVSLVERAQEQFDEEEAKKLQIKLAKDTFNFNDFISQVKQIKKMGNVKDLLGMIPGMGKALKDVEIDENAFKGIEAMISSMTPAERENPALLNGSRRKRIAMGSGTDIAEVNRLIKQFEDTRKMMKLVSGGGGKNAMHAMRNMSKMSSGRKRK, from the coding sequence ATGTTTGAAAATTTAAGCGAAAAACTCGAAAGAGCCTTTAAAACCCTGAAGGGGCAAGGTCATATTACTGAAATCAATGTGGCTGAAACATTGAAAGATGTTAGAAAAGCATTACTCGATGCCGACGTAAGTTACAAAGTAGCCAAACAATTTACCGACCTTGTTAAAGAGAAAGCCCTGGGGCAACAGGTGTTGACCTCTGTTTCGCCGGGCCAGTTAATGGTTAAAATTGTGCATGACGAACTGGCCAACCTTATGGGAGGCACTCAGGTTGAGATTAACCTTAAAGGGGCGCCTGCTGTTATACTTATTGCTGGTCTTCAGGGGTCAGGTAAAACTACATTTTCGGCTAAACTGGCCAATTATCTGCATACCAAAAAGGGGAGTAAGCCCCTTTTGGTCGCCGGTGACGTTTATCGTCCGGCAGCTATCGAGCAATTGAAAGTACTTGGAACCCAGATTGGAGTGCAGGTATTTACCATTGAGGATAATAAAAATCCGGTTGAAATTGCCAAGAAAGCTATAGCACATGCCAAGGAATATGCTTATAGCCCGGTTATTATTGATACTGCAGGCCGACTGGCAGTTGATGAACAGATGATGAACGAGATTGCAGCAGTAAAACAAGCTGTGAACCCTCAGGAAATCCTGTTTGTTGTTGATTCCATGACTGGACAGGATGCGGTTAATACTGCCAAAGCATTTAACGACAGGCTTGACTATAATGGTGTTGTACTGACAAAGCTTGACGGAGATACAAGGGGCGGAGCTGCGCTTACTATCCGTTCGGTGGTTGATAAGCCTGTGAAATTTGTCGGACTCGGCGAAAAGATGGATGCCATTGATGTATTCTACCCTTCGCGAATGGCTGACCGTATCCTTGGCATGGGCGATATTGTTTCGCTTGTTGAACGTGCTCAGGAACAGTTTGATGAAGAAGAAGCTAAAAAACTTCAGATAAAACTTGCAAAGGATACCTTTAACTTCAATGACTTTATCAGCCAGGTAAAGCAGATTAAGAAGATGGGTAATGTTAAGGATTTGCTTGGCATGATTCCCGGTATGGGCAAAGCCCTGAAGGATGTTGAGATAGATGAAAATGCATTTAAGGGGATTGAAGCCATGATTTCATCCATGACTCCGGCTGAACGCGAAAACCCCGCTCTGCTCAACGGTAGCCGCCGCAAACGTATCGCTATGGGAAGCGGTACTGATATAGCTGAAGTTAACCGGCTGATTAAACAGTTTGAAGATACCCGCAAAATGATGAAACTGGTTTCAGGTGGCGGCGGCAAAAATGCTATGCATGCCATGCGGAATATGTCGAAAATGTCATCAGGTCGTAAGCGTAAATAA
- the folD gene encoding bifunctional methylenetetrahydrofolate dehydrogenase/methenyltetrahydrofolate cyclohydrolase FolD, whose protein sequence is MKLIDGKKIAEEVKKDIAAKVAAIIDSGGNAPHLAAVLVGEDAASQTYVASKERACKAIGFTSSIYRYPASITEQELLDVVDFLNNDEEINGFIVQLPLPAHIDADKVLQRIDPAKDVDGFHPVNVGRMALGLPSYLPATPAGIMLLLEKYGIETSGKHCVVLGRSNIVGTPVALLMSRKASPGNSTVTICHSRTENLADITRQADILIAAIGQPEFVKADMVKPGAVVIDVGIHRVDDSSEKGYHITGDVDYDLVAPKCSYITPVPGGVGPMTIVSLLLNTFKSYNKEIYF, encoded by the coding sequence ATGAAATTGATTGACGGGAAAAAAATTGCGGAAGAAGTTAAAAAGGACATCGCTGCTAAGGTAGCTGCTATCATTGATTCGGGAGGAAATGCACCTCATTTAGCTGCCGTGTTGGTAGGAGAGGATGCTGCCAGCCAAACATATGTAGCCAGTAAGGAACGGGCTTGTAAAGCAATTGGTTTTACTTCCAGTATTTATCGGTATCCTGCCAGTATTACTGAACAGGAGTTGCTCGATGTGGTTGATTTTTTAAACAATGACGAAGAAATCAACGGGTTTATTGTACAACTTCCACTGCCCGCTCATATTGATGCAGATAAAGTTCTTCAACGCATTGATCCTGCCAAGGATGTTGATGGTTTTCATCCGGTGAATGTTGGGCGCATGGCGCTGGGACTCCCTTCATATTTACCCGCAACTCCGGCCGGTATTATGCTATTGCTTGAAAAATATGGAATTGAAACCAGTGGAAAGCATTGTGTGGTGCTGGGCCGAAGCAATATTGTAGGCACGCCTGTTGCATTGCTTATGTCTCGTAAGGCTTCGCCCGGAAACAGTACTGTTACAATCTGTCACAGCCGTACTGAAAATCTGGCTGACATCACACGTCAGGCTGATATTTTGATCGCTGCCATCGGGCAACCTGAATTTGTTAAGGCCGATATGGTAAAACCTGGCGCTGTTGTGATTGATGTGGGTATTCACAGAGTGGATGACAGCAGTGAAAAGGGATATCATATCACCGGGGATGTTGATTATGATTTGGTGGCTCCTAAATGCAGTTATATCACCCCTGTACCCGGAGGTGTTGGCCCAATGACAATTGTCAGCCTGCTCTTGAATACTTTTAAATCCTATAACAAGGAAATTTATTTCTGA
- a CDS encoding T9SS type A sorting domain-containing protein: protein MMNHKFLLSLVAMLFLSLHGFSQVNGCTDPQAINYNPDATVNDGSCLYPSTAVTPATVVNALPETIMETSALIYWSGGLWTLNDSGNEPELYKFDTLTGQISQTIAISGAQNVDWEDLAQDETRIFIGDFGNNLGNRTDLKIYVVEKSSIPASGNAEVLATEIEFSYGDQQSFKKANRNNDYDCESMLSAGDSLFLFTKNWVNEQSRIYVLPKEPGTYTVFPSAQFDTDGLITGADMIEGSGEVVLCGYKNYSPFIWLLFDFNHTDFFGGNKRRINFSGMLGTQTEGVAYTFGRNVYISSEKTSLSPPRLFRINTTPWVQPSSVGIENQHQGKKHDEQGLLVYPNPSNGSFWLNAGSFCDNGNYSADVFNCQGKKIVDQFPLTFSDCTAEVNLQLLSNGLYFLRCFSHDASASGWFLIAE from the coding sequence ATGATGAACCATAAGTTTCTTCTTTCTTTGGTTGCGATGCTCTTTTTGTCCCTGCATGGTTTTAGCCAGGTAAATGGATGTACCGACCCTCAGGCTATTAATTACAATCCCGACGCCACTGTTAATGATGGCAGTTGTCTTTACCCTTCCACAGCCGTAACACCCGCCACTGTCGTGAATGCTTTGCCGGAAACCATTATGGAAACCTCCGCATTGATATATTGGAGTGGCGGCTTGTGGACACTCAACGATAGTGGAAATGAGCCTGAATTGTATAAATTTGACACCCTCACCGGTCAGATTTCCCAAACTATTGCTATCTCGGGAGCCCAAAATGTTGACTGGGAAGATTTGGCTCAGGATGAAACACGTATTTTTATTGGTGATTTCGGAAACAATCTGGGTAATCGTACCGATTTGAAAATTTATGTGGTCGAAAAATCATCCATTCCTGCATCGGGAAATGCAGAGGTTTTAGCTACTGAAATAGAGTTTAGTTATGGCGACCAACAATCATTTAAAAAAGCCAACCGCAACAATGATTATGATTGCGAATCGATGCTTTCGGCCGGAGATAGTTTGTTTTTGTTTACCAAAAACTGGGTAAATGAACAGTCGCGTATTTATGTTCTGCCCAAAGAACCCGGAACTTACACTGTTTTTCCTTCAGCCCAATTTGATACCGATGGACTAATTACAGGCGCTGATATGATTGAAGGCAGTGGCGAAGTGGTTTTATGTGGTTATAAGAATTACAGTCCGTTTATCTGGTTATTGTTTGATTTCAATCATACTGATTTTTTTGGCGGTAATAAACGGCGCATTAACTTTTCAGGAATGCTGGGCACGCAAACCGAAGGAGTTGCTTATACCTTTGGCCGTAATGTTTATATATCTTCTGAAAAAACAAGCCTTTCGCCACCCAGGTTATTCAGGATAAATACAACTCCATGGGTTCAACCTTCTTCCGTTGGAATTGAAAATCAACATCAGGGGAAGAAACACGATGAGCAAGGGCTATTGGTGTATCCCAATCCCAGCAATGGTAGCTTTTGGCTGAATGCAGGCAGCTTTTGTGATAACGGGAACTACAGTGCCGATGTGTTTAATTGTCAGGGAAAGAAAATAGTTGACCAATTTCCTTTAACTTTTTCCGATTGTACTGCTGAAGTGAATCTGCAGTTGTTGAGCAACGGACTTTATTTCCTCAGATGCTTTTCGCACGATGCATCTGCCTCGGGCTGGTTTCTGATTGCTGAATAA
- a CDS encoding mechanosensitive ion channel — translation MKTTLSNATFTNFTFMNIKEILSYKLVNLGNLTISAYSLIVIIILFLLTLFFLKIIKRFFHKRVKEGKIDKGTSFSIYSILRYFIWIVFILFALENFGVNLNLMLAGSAALLVGLGFGIQQIFNDLVSGIILLFEGNLKVGEIIQLENDIVGKVTMIGLRTSKIRTRDDITMIIPNSKFISDKVINWSQDQSTTRFQVEVGVAYGSDVELVTRLLLESAKENQAVETKPEPFVRFSDFGESSLNFQLLFWTNESFRCENVKSKLRYTIDRKFRENNVQIPFPQRDVHLFHPNLKV, via the coding sequence ATGAAAACAACTTTATCAAACGCGACTTTTACTAATTTTACTTTCATGAACATAAAAGAAATACTATCCTATAAACTGGTAAATTTAGGCAACCTCACAATTAGTGCTTACAGTCTGATTGTCATCATTATTCTGTTTCTGCTCACCTTATTTTTTCTGAAAATTATTAAAAGATTCTTTCATAAACGGGTAAAAGAAGGCAAAATTGACAAAGGCACTTCATTTTCCATTTACAGCATTCTCCGGTATTTCATTTGGATTGTATTTATTCTGTTTGCACTGGAAAATTTTGGAGTCAATTTAAATCTTATGTTGGCCGGCTCAGCTGCGCTATTGGTAGGTTTAGGTTTTGGTATTCAGCAGATTTTCAACGACCTGGTATCTGGCATTATCCTTCTTTTCGAAGGCAATCTTAAAGTTGGTGAGATCATTCAACTTGAAAATGACATTGTTGGAAAAGTAACTATGATTGGCTTAAGGACATCTAAAATCAGAACAAGAGATGACATTACCATGATTATTCCTAATTCAAAATTTATCAGCGATAAAGTCATAAACTGGAGCCAGGATCAAAGCACTACGCGTTTCCAGGTAGAAGTAGGAGTGGCCTATGGGTCAGATGTTGAACTGGTTACCAGATTGCTTCTTGAAAGTGCCAAAGAAAATCAGGCTGTTGAAACTAAGCCTGAGCCATTTGTCAGATTCAGCGATTTCGGTGAATCTTCGCTTAACTTTCAACTTCTCTTTTGGACAAATGAATCATTCCGTTGCGAAAATGTTAAAAGCAAACTAAGGTACACCATCGATCGGAAGTTCAGGGAAAACAATGTACAGATTCCTTTCCCACAGAGAGACGTACATTTGTTTCATCCTAATCTCAAAGTTTAA
- a CDS encoding response regulator gives MSEQHSSEHSIKSSHQAPAGLKILVAEDEESNFRYVEKLLKKAGFELLRANNGLEAVEYIELDANINLILMDIKMPVMNGVEATREIKKLKPSIPIIATTAFAIPGDREVFLKAGCDDYIPKPIKAAELIELIMKYIN, from the coding sequence ATGAGCGAACAGCATTCATCTGAACATTCAATCAAAAGCAGCCATCAGGCACCTGCCGGGTTAAAAATACTTGTTGCAGAAGATGAAGAATCTAACTTCCGCTATGTCGAAAAACTTCTAAAAAAAGCAGGATTTGAGCTACTAAGAGCCAACAACGGGCTTGAAGCCGTTGAATATATTGAATTAGACGCCAACATCAATCTAATTCTGATGGATATAAAAATGCCGGTGATGAATGGTGTAGAAGCCACACGTGAAATCAAAAAGTTAAAGCCTTCCATTCCCATTATTGCAACTACAGCCTTTGCTATACCTGGCGACAGGGAAGTATTTCTGAAGGCCGGATGCGACGATTACATTCCCAAACCGATCAAAGCAGCAGAATTAATCGAGTTGATCATGAAATACATCAATTAA
- a CDS encoding DUF481 domain-containing protein: MKFYTFILLLLIFPVLTEAQVLNIERERIKTDTTGWSGTGKLSLNLLSNLERFTQVGLNLHVQYKTQRSLYLALSDYEVIKSEKDDFSNKGMQHLRYNYKLNKFLTLEGFTQAQFNKVLNLKFRGLVGAGTRFKILGRDNFRIYSGLAYMFEHEVPQSDAVSVAENNHRLSSYVSFTLKLNSNFSLINTSYFQPRIDYFTDYRIANNLNMVFKITRRLSYALMLEHLIDNRPLKSIPREIYSLRNTLILDFGK, encoded by the coding sequence ATGAAATTCTACACTTTTATTCTTCTTTTACTGATATTTCCTGTGCTCACTGAGGCTCAGGTTTTGAACATTGAACGCGAGAGAATTAAAACCGATACGACAGGTTGGTCAGGCACCGGTAAGTTGTCGTTGAATCTTCTGAGCAATCTTGAGCGCTTTACCCAGGTTGGCCTGAATTTGCATGTTCAATATAAAACCCAAAGAAGCCTCTATCTGGCCTTGTCGGATTATGAGGTCATAAAATCTGAAAAAGATGATTTCTCAAACAAAGGTATGCAGCACCTGAGGTATAATTATAAACTGAATAAGTTTCTTACACTTGAAGGATTTACACAGGCACAATTTAATAAGGTGTTAAATTTGAAATTCAGAGGGTTGGTGGGAGCTGGCACCCGGTTTAAAATTCTGGGACGCGATAACTTCAGAATTTACTCAGGATTGGCTTACATGTTTGAGCACGAAGTTCCGCAAAGTGATGCTGTTTCCGTTGCAGAAAACAATCACCGTTTAAGTTCCTATGTGTCATTTACTTTAAAGCTGAACAGTAATTTCAGCTTGATAAATACGTCATATTTTCAACCACGGATTGATTATTTTACCGATTACCGAATTGCCAACAATTTGAATATGGTTTTTAAAATTACCCGTCGTTTGTCTTATGCACTGATGTTGGAGCACCTGATTGATAACAGGCCTTTAAAGTCAATTCCCCGTGAAATTTACAGTTTGAGAAATACGCTGATTCTGGATTTTGGCAAGTAG
- a CDS encoding GHKL domain-containing protein: protein MKKQNKTETSETYYASADHSSVDDILATYSQLSEEVQLRMISDAMPDIALILSPNREIVFSNKALVSLLGLSEEKSVLGLRPGELLNCIHASETGNGCGTSVSCRYCGAVNAILECQKTGQSVKSECRITSLVNGQNQSYDLQVNASPYMFNAKKYIIFTIKDISDSKRRRALERMFFHDVLNTATGLNGLIGALKESQDPDEMREVLEFAEKASHDLIEDLISQRALSAAENGDLELKISRFSSLQILHDVAAYLSHHETATGKRIYVEPLSHGIQMESDSQLLKRVLINLVKNALEASPVGAMVSLSSRVTDRTISFCVKNSTFMPVHIQTQIFQRSFSTKGADRGIGTYSVKLLTNRYLKGNVTFETNEVDGTTFKIELPLGIK from the coding sequence ATGAAAAAGCAGAACAAAACTGAAACATCAGAAACATATTACGCTTCGGCAGACCATAGCAGCGTTGATGATATACTTGCAACCTATTCTCAACTATCAGAAGAGGTTCAGCTGCGTATGATTTCTGATGCTATGCCCGATATTGCGTTGATTCTTTCGCCTAACCGTGAAATTGTTTTTTCAAACAAGGCTTTGGTGTCTTTGCTTGGCTTGTCTGAAGAAAAGTCGGTATTGGGCCTGCGGCCGGGCGAATTGCTGAATTGTATTCATGCATCGGAAACCGGCAATGGTTGTGGAACCTCGGTCTCGTGCAGGTATTGTGGTGCCGTAAATGCCATTCTTGAATGTCAGAAAACCGGTCAATCTGTAAAAAGTGAATGCAGAATTACTTCATTGGTAAACGGGCAAAATCAGTCATATGACTTGCAGGTGAATGCAAGTCCGTACATGTTCAATGCAAAAAAATACATTATTTTTACGATTAAGGATATCAGCGATAGCAAAAGAAGACGTGCGTTGGAGCGAATGTTTTTTCATGATGTACTCAATACAGCTACGGGCCTCAATGGATTAATCGGTGCATTAAAAGAATCGCAAGATCCTGATGAAATGAGAGAAGTGCTTGAATTTGCTGAAAAAGCCAGTCATGACCTGATTGAGGATTTGATTTCGCAAAGAGCATTAAGTGCGGCCGAAAACGGAGATTTGGAATTAAAGATCAGCAGGTTTTCTTCTCTGCAAATTTTGCACGATGTGGCAGCTTACCTGTCCCATCATGAAACTGCCACTGGTAAAAGGATTTACGTTGAACCTTTATCACATGGCATTCAAATGGAGAGTGATTCTCAGTTGCTGAAGCGGGTGTTAATCAATCTGGTTAAAAATGCTTTGGAAGCCAGTCCGGTTGGGGCCATGGTTAGTTTAAGTTCTCGGGTAACCGACAGAACCATCAGTTTTTGTGTGAAGAATTCCACTTTTATGCCCGTGCATATACAAACTCAGATATTTCAGCGTTCGTTTTCCACTAAAGGAGCGGATAGGGGCATAGGAACCTATTCGGTTAAACTATTAACCAACAGGTATTTGAAAGGCAATGTAACTTTTGAAACAAATGAGGTTGATGGTACAACTTTTAAAATTGAGCTCCCTCTTGGGATTAAATAA